A single region of the Chelonia mydas isolate rCheMyd1 chromosome 4, rCheMyd1.pri.v2, whole genome shotgun sequence genome encodes:
- the LOC119566166 gene encoding palladin-like: MQDRRREQVVSLPLMLKEAYSAEKRAHEGYSENMSEASSFHDFFYDSLSGIQDGEVSNELSAFLSKEEISKSLDLAREAIANSVKENQNVEQEFTHHFNTSPNSSEYASSRKAKDHEQDVLGRLQVSSPNSLFSTAQTLPEQQKQQPPMSPQAASSICTVPGRQGSISPSLTASPSFIRSLRNAERCSPNTQKTSPKSKSMSQGDAPFRNKLCDKAAMFIEELSSIFREAAKARGRSPSGDSSSPDSGYLSPKKKQSAMINASVNQSPVKAYPETKPEAKLPETHHNGEPFPDRQNVIQESGTAFHHELTNPSSYPSSAPRFTQKLRSQEVAEGSKVLLECRVAGNPTPHVR, from the coding sequence ATGCAAGACAGAAGGCGTGAGCAGGTGGTGTCTCTACCCTTAATGCTGAAGGAGGCTTACTCAGCAGAGAAAAGAGCCCACGAGGGTTACTCTGAAAACATGTCAGAGGCTTCCtcctttcatgattttttttatgattCCCTATCAGGCATACAGGATGGAGAGGTTTCAAATGAGCTATCTGCATTTCTCAGCAAGGAGGAGATAAGTAAAAGCCTTGACCTTGCCAGAGAAGCTATTGCTAATTCAGTGAAGGAGAATCAGAATGTAGAACAGGAGTTCACTCATCATTTCAACACTTCTCCAAACTCATCAGAATATGCTTCTTCTAGGAAGGCCAAAGACCATGAACAAGATGTTTTGGGGAGGCTTCAGGTGAGCAGCCCAAATTCActattcagcacagctcaaaCTCTCCCAGAGCAACAGAAACAGCAACCACCCATGTCCCCTCAGGCAGCAAGCAGCATTTGCACTGTCCCTGGGAGGCAAGGCAGCATCTCGCCCTCACTAACAGCTAGCCCCAGCTTTATTCGGAGTCTAAGAAATGCAGAGAGATGTAGTCCAAATACGCAAAAGACAAGCCCAAAATCCAAATCAATGTCCCAGGGAGATGCTCCTTTCAGGAACAAGCTGTGTGACAAGGCTGCCATGTTCATTGAAGAACTTTCTTCCATATTTAGAGAAGCAGCAAAGGCAAGAGGCAGGAGTCCCAGTGGGGACTCCTCTTCTCCAGACAGTGGATACCTGTCTCCTAAAAAGAAACAGTCAGCCATGATAAATGCTTCAGTGAATCAGAGCCCTGTCAAAGCATATCCAGAGACCAAACCTGAAGCAAAGTTACCTGAGACTCACCACAATGGAGAGCCCTTCCCTGACAGGCAGAATGTCATTCAAGAAAGTGGAACTGCCTTCCACCATGAGCTCACCAATCCGAGTAGCTATCCGTCTTCAGCTCCTCGATTTACCCAGAAACTCAGGAGCCAGGAAGTGGCTGAAGGAAGCAAGGTGCTGCTGGAGTGCAGAGTGGCTGGAAACCCAACACCTCATGTCAGGTAG